The following proteins are co-located in the Labrys monachus genome:
- the ftsL gene encoding cell division protein FtsL — protein sequence MTRILNLVLICLLVASAIGVYSIKYEATLQAEKVAKLRRSIEAEQRAIEGLRAEWAYMSQPHRVDDLARRHLDLVPMRITQVVGAGDLPEKVPVGDQIAQKLQVLGLGATPAAPQVTGATQ from the coding sequence ATGACGCGCATCCTCAATCTGGTCCTGATCTGCCTCCTGGTGGCATCGGCGATCGGCGTCTATTCGATCAAATACGAGGCGACGCTGCAGGCTGAGAAGGTTGCCAAGCTGCGTCGCAGCATCGAGGCCGAGCAGCGGGCGATCGAAGGGCTGCGCGCCGAATGGGCCTATATGAGCCAGCCGCATCGGGTGGACGACCTCGCGCGCCGCCATCTCGACCTGGTGCCGATGAGGATCACCCAGGTGGTCGGCGCCGGCGACCTGCCGGAGAAGGTCCCGGTCGGCGACCAGATCGCCCAGAAGCTGCAGGTGCTCGGGCTCGGTGCGACGCCTGCCGCGCCGCAAGTGACGGGAGCGACGCAATGA
- the rsmH gene encoding 16S rRNA (cytosine(1402)-N(4))-methyltransferase RsmH has protein sequence MSAIPTSSNDVPAHVPVMLAEVLAALAPAAGEGFIDGTFGAGGYTRAILAAAPDTRVVAIDRDRRAVTDGMALVSEMKGRLTLVEDRFSNLEGVAPMLGEGGVDGIVLDIGVSSMQLDQAERGFSFRRDGPLDMRMSNTGASAADLIATLPQEALARIFQVLGEERRAGALARAIVTDRAATPFLRTSQLAELCARVIRSRPGEIHPATRAFQALRIAVNGELEELGLALLAAERVLKPGGRLVVVTFHSLEDRIVKTFFADRTRSQAGGSRHAPELSVPSPTFVQASRNPLAASAEEASANPRARSAKLRFGTRTAAPARDTGTGFLGLPDIHVQSGRGR, from the coding sequence ATGTCCGCCATTCCCACCTCTTCCAACGACGTGCCTGCGCATGTGCCGGTGATGCTCGCCGAGGTGCTTGCGGCCCTGGCGCCGGCCGCCGGGGAGGGCTTCATCGACGGGACCTTCGGGGCCGGCGGCTATACGCGCGCGATTCTCGCCGCCGCGCCGGACACCCGTGTCGTGGCGATCGACCGCGACCGCCGGGCCGTGACCGACGGCATGGCTCTCGTCTCGGAGATGAAGGGGCGCCTCACCCTGGTCGAGGACCGCTTCTCCAATCTCGAAGGCGTGGCGCCCATGCTGGGCGAAGGAGGGGTGGACGGCATCGTGCTCGATATCGGCGTTTCCTCGATGCAGCTCGACCAGGCCGAGCGCGGCTTCTCCTTCCGCAGGGACGGGCCGCTCGACATGCGCATGTCGAACACGGGCGCGAGTGCCGCCGACCTGATCGCGACGCTGCCCCAGGAGGCCTTGGCCCGCATCTTCCAGGTGCTGGGGGAGGAACGCCGGGCCGGCGCGCTCGCCCGCGCCATCGTGACCGACCGCGCCGCCACGCCGTTCCTGCGCACCAGCCAGCTCGCCGAACTCTGCGCGCGGGTGATCCGCAGCCGGCCGGGCGAGATCCATCCGGCGACGCGTGCCTTCCAGGCCCTGCGCATCGCCGTCAACGGCGAGCTCGAGGAGTTGGGACTGGCGCTGCTTGCCGCCGAACGCGTGCTCAAGCCCGGCGGGAGGCTGGTCGTCGTCACCTTTCATTCGCTCGAAGACCGTATCGTGAAGACCTTCTTCGCGGATCGCACCCGCAGCCAGGCAGGCGGGTCGCGCCACGCGCCGGAACTTTCGGTGCCGTCGCCGACCTTCGTCCAGGCGAGCCGCAATCCGCTCGCGGCGTCGGCCGAGGAGGCGTCGGCCAATCCGCGGGCGCGCTCGGCAAAATTGCGCTTCGGCACGCGGACCGCCGCGCCGGCGCGCGATACCGGCACCGGCTTCCTCGGCCTGCCCGACATCCATGTTCAATCCGGGAGGGGCCGATGA
- a CDS encoding DUF4424 family protein, with amino-acid sequence MPISARLLLCSAALVLVLPPVGAAFAEEPVGNIDAGGLVIEGADQVELRSEDLYLSASQVRVSYRFFNPADHDLVVTIAFPMPDVTGEEGMAVNIPDPASPNFLGLRTKVDGQPVEPSLEQQAVFASGGGVQTPITDLLGQLAVPLLPVGEATKAALRRLGADDRRRLTDPGYAGAEGGEVSARWTLRSRFHWQQAFPAGKEVVVEQSYTPSVGFTPGIFFGKGSLTGESLAQYQKKYCTNPGFLKAADLLTKRVAAGLQGGTTAPPSQARQLYFGYAIARGQQIGRFRLVVDKAFPDNLVSFCGEGIKRIDGTRFELTRTRYTPDRNIDVLILDNHAGR; translated from the coding sequence ATGCCCATTTCCGCTCGGTTGCTTCTTTGCAGCGCGGCGCTCGTCCTCGTTCTTCCCCCCGTCGGCGCCGCCTTCGCCGAGGAACCGGTCGGCAATATCGATGCGGGCGGCCTGGTGATCGAGGGAGCCGATCAGGTCGAGCTGCGCTCCGAGGACCTCTACCTCTCGGCCAGCCAGGTGCGGGTTTCCTACCGCTTCTTCAATCCTGCGGACCACGACCTCGTCGTCACGATCGCCTTTCCCATGCCCGACGTCACAGGCGAGGAAGGCATGGCGGTGAACATTCCCGATCCGGCCTCGCCGAATTTCCTCGGCCTCCGGACGAAGGTCGACGGCCAGCCCGTCGAGCCGTCCCTGGAGCAGCAGGCGGTCTTCGCATCGGGCGGCGGCGTGCAGACCCCGATAACCGATCTCCTCGGCCAGCTCGCCGTTCCCCTGCTGCCGGTCGGCGAGGCCACGAAAGCCGCCCTCCGGCGGCTCGGAGCCGACGACCGGCGGCGGCTGACGGATCCGGGCTATGCCGGCGCCGAAGGCGGCGAGGTATCGGCCCGATGGACCCTGCGCTCGCGCTTTCACTGGCAGCAGGCGTTTCCGGCCGGGAAGGAAGTCGTCGTCGAGCAGAGCTATACGCCGAGCGTCGGCTTCACGCCCGGCATCTTCTTCGGCAAGGGCAGCCTGACCGGCGAGTCCCTCGCCCAGTATCAGAAGAAATACTGCACCAATCCCGGCTTCCTGAAAGCGGCGGACCTGCTGACGAAGCGGGTCGCCGCCGGCCTGCAAGGTGGCACGACGGCGCCCCCGTCCCAGGCCAGGCAGCTCTATTTCGGCTATGCCATCGCGCGCGGGCAACAGATCGGCCGTTTCCGTCTCGTCGTCGACAAGGCCTTTCCGGACAACCTGGTCTCTTTTTGCGGCGAGGGCATCAAGCGTATCGACGGCACCCGCTTCGAGCTGACGCGGACCCGTTACACGCCGGACCGCAATATCGATGTCCTGATCCTCGATAATCATGCCGGGCGGTGA
- a CDS encoding GlsB/YeaQ/YmgE family stress response membrane protein translates to MSIVGTILIGFIAGLIARFLSPGPNNPSGFILTTILGIVGAALATWLGQQVGWYHLGERAGFLGAVVGAIIVLLIWRMFTRDTI, encoded by the coding sequence ATGAGTATCGTCGGTACCATCCTCATCGGCTTCATCGCCGGCCTGATCGCGCGTTTTCTGTCGCCAGGTCCCAACAATCCCAGCGGTTTCATCCTGACGACGATTCTGGGCATCGTGGGCGCCGCCCTCGCGACCTGGCTCGGCCAGCAGGTCGGGTGGTATCACCTCGGCGAGCGTGCCGGTTTCCTGGGCGCCGTCGTGGGTGCGATCATCGTGCTCCTGATCTGGCGGATGTTCACGCGCGACACGATATAG
- a CDS encoding N-acetylmuramoyl-L-alanine amidase: protein MTSPDSPVARRFLASPNHGERLDIAGPHLLILHYTGMRDSDAALARLADPAAEVSCHYFVSEAGEVVQMVPESRRAWHAGKAVWEGADDVNSRSLGIEIANPGHDWGYPDFPPAQMAAVGALCIDIVARHGIAPQHVLGHSDVAPLRKADPGEKFDWAGLAARGVGLFVPPSPITGGRFFSPGEAGQPIEALQAMFSLYGYGIGLTGVYDALTEAVVRAFQRHFRPALVDGICDMSTIGTLRALIIARDDLSGAAM from the coding sequence GTGACCTCACCCGACAGTCCCGTTGCCCGCCGGTTCCTCGCCTCGCCCAATCACGGCGAGCGCCTCGATATCGCGGGACCGCATCTGCTGATCCTGCATTATACCGGCATGCGCGACAGCGATGCCGCGCTCGCGAGGCTGGCGGATCCCGCCGCCGAGGTCTCGTGCCATTATTTCGTCTCCGAAGCCGGGGAGGTGGTGCAGATGGTGCCGGAGAGCCGGCGCGCCTGGCATGCCGGGAAGGCCGTCTGGGAAGGGGCCGACGACGTCAACTCCCGTTCCCTCGGCATCGAGATCGCCAATCCCGGCCATGACTGGGGCTACCCGGATTTTCCGCCGGCGCAGATGGCTGCCGTCGGAGCGCTCTGCATCGATATCGTCGCGCGTCACGGCATCGCCCCGCAGCACGTGCTCGGCCATTCCGACGTGGCCCCGCTTCGCAAGGCCGATCCCGGCGAGAAGTTCGACTGGGCTGGCCTCGCCGCCAGGGGAGTGGGCCTGTTCGTTCCGCCGTCTCCGATCACCGGCGGCCGGTTCTTTTCGCCCGGCGAAGCCGGCCAGCCCATCGAGGCGCTGCAGGCGATGTTCTCGCTCTACGGCTACGGCATCGGCCTGACCGGTGTCTACGACGCGCTGACGGAAGCCGTGGTGCGGGCCTTCCAGCGCCATTTCCGGCCGGCGCTCGTCGACGGCATCTGCGACATGTCGACCATCGGGACGTTGCGGGCGCTGATCATCGCGCGGGACGATCTCTCCGGCGCCGCCATGTGA
- the dapB gene encoding 4-hydroxy-tetrahydrodipicolinate reductase, with product MIRVVVAGSTGWVGKALVPAIAAADGLVLAGAVSRRAAGQDAGAAVGIAPVGVTIASSLAEALEAPSDVVVDYTKPDAVKAHVLAAVAAGRRVVVGTSGLGAADYAEIEAAAAAQGLGVVAAGNFSITATLLKRFALMAARYVPDVEIIDYAGARKPDAPSGTARELAEALAGIRGTSTARPAGEVTGVPGTRGAAVGEAPGVQVHALRLPSYVLSCEALFGLPDERLTIRHDAGSSAAPYVAGTLLAIRRVMGITGLVRGLDNLID from the coding sequence ATGATCCGTGTGGTGGTTGCCGGCTCGACCGGCTGGGTGGGCAAGGCGCTGGTTCCCGCCATCGCGGCGGCGGACGGCCTCGTCCTCGCCGGCGCGGTCTCGCGCCGGGCGGCAGGCCAGGATGCCGGCGCGGCGGTGGGCATCGCGCCGGTCGGCGTGACCATCGCCTCCAGTCTCGCCGAAGCCCTGGAGGCGCCCTCGGACGTGGTGGTCGATTACACCAAGCCCGATGCGGTGAAAGCGCATGTGCTCGCCGCCGTGGCGGCCGGACGGCGCGTCGTCGTGGGCACCTCGGGCCTCGGCGCGGCCGACTATGCCGAGATCGAAGCGGCGGCGGCGGCGCAGGGGCTCGGCGTCGTCGCGGCCGGCAATTTCTCGATCACCGCCACCCTGCTCAAGCGCTTCGCCCTCATGGCCGCCCGCTACGTGCCCGATGTCGAAATCATCGATTATGCCGGCGCCAGGAAGCCGGACGCGCCTTCGGGCACGGCGCGCGAGCTCGCGGAAGCCCTCGCCGGCATCCGCGGCACGTCGACGGCGAGGCCGGCCGGCGAGGTCACGGGCGTTCCCGGCACGCGGGGCGCGGCGGTCGGCGAGGCGCCGGGCGTGCAGGTGCACGCCTTGCGGCTGCCCTCCTACGTCCTCTCCTGCGAGGCGCTGTTCGGACTTCCCGACGAAAGGCTGACCATCCGGCACGATGCGGGCTCGTCCGCCGCACCCTACGTCGCCGGCACGCTTCTCGCCATCCGCCGCGTCATGGGCATCACCGGCCTCGTGCGCGGCCTCGACAACCTCATCGACTGA
- a CDS encoding B3/B4 domain-containing protein — protein sequence MELSIAELTQRFPDFRVAVLVAERLSIGQDRSEELDGAIHAMEAASRARHAGIELSAIPGVAAWRSAYKGFGIKKTSYRSSVERLLKRVIAGDGLPRINSFVDIYNAVSLAHGFCVGADDLDRIAPPVAFRFSRPGDTFLDMGAEAGEDPNDPPKDGEVVLADTRHVLCRRWNWRQDMRSAITTETRRALITVQANGWGDLEAAVGELAGLLAHQCGADVRIGYADAQTPRIAIG from the coding sequence ATGGAACTCTCGATCGCCGAACTGACGCAGCGCTTTCCCGATTTTCGCGTCGCGGTGCTCGTGGCCGAGAGGCTGAGCATCGGCCAGGACCGATCCGAAGAACTCGACGGCGCCATCCACGCCATGGAAGCGGCCAGCCGCGCCCGTCATGCCGGTATCGAACTGTCCGCCATTCCCGGCGTCGCGGCCTGGCGAAGCGCCTATAAGGGCTTCGGCATCAAGAAGACGAGCTATCGATCCTCGGTGGAACGGCTGCTCAAGCGGGTGATCGCCGGCGACGGCCTGCCGCGGATCAACAGCTTCGTCGACATCTACAACGCCGTCTCGCTGGCGCACGGCTTCTGCGTCGGCGCCGACGACCTCGACAGGATCGCGCCCCCGGTTGCCTTCCGCTTTTCGCGGCCGGGCGACACCTTCCTCGACATGGGCGCGGAGGCGGGCGAGGATCCGAACGATCCGCCCAAGGACGGCGAGGTCGTGCTCGCCGATACGCGCCACGTCCTGTGCCGGCGCTGGAACTGGCGGCAGGACATGCGCTCGGCTATCACGACGGAGACCAGGCGCGCGCTGATCACCGTGCAGGCCAATGGCTGGGGCGACCTCGAAGCCGCCGTAGGGGAGCTGGCCGGCCTACTGGCGCATCAGTGCGGCGCGGATGTGCGGATCGGCTATGCCGATGCGCAGACCCCCCGAATCGCGATCGGATGA
- the metF gene encoding methylenetetrahydrofolate reductase [NAD(P)H], translating into MAGHALPSRGGIRVSFEFFPPKNDEAEAALWEAVERLAPLDPLFASVTYGAGGSTRERTHDTVARMVRETAIHPAAHLTCVGATRDEVDAVIRSYAEVGVRHIVALRGDPPAGVGARYEPHPGGYAHSADLVAGIKALGDFEVSVSAYPEKHPESPSLAFDIDILKAKVDAGATRAITQFFFDNEHYLRFIDRVREAGIDIPIVPGIVPVQNFRQVKSFAERCGTSVPKRLADRFEGLDDDVATRKLVAAAVAAEQVFDLVDRGVSDFHFYTMNKADLVYAICHLLGLRPRVERAAA; encoded by the coding sequence ATGGCCGGGCATGCATTGCCTTCGCGCGGTGGCATCCGCGTTTCCTTTGAATTCTTTCCCCCCAAGAACGACGAGGCGGAGGCGGCCTTGTGGGAGGCGGTCGAACGTCTCGCTCCGCTCGATCCGCTCTTCGCTTCGGTGACCTATGGGGCCGGCGGTTCGACGCGCGAGCGCACCCACGACACCGTGGCCCGCATGGTACGCGAGACGGCGATCCATCCGGCCGCGCACTTGACCTGCGTCGGTGCGACGCGGGACGAGGTCGATGCCGTGATCCGCTCCTATGCCGAGGTCGGCGTGCGCCATATCGTGGCGCTGCGCGGCGATCCGCCAGCGGGCGTCGGTGCCCGCTATGAACCGCATCCGGGCGGATACGCCCATTCGGCCGACCTGGTCGCGGGCATCAAGGCCCTCGGCGACTTCGAGGTCTCGGTCTCCGCCTATCCGGAAAAGCACCCGGAGAGCCCCTCGCTCGCCTTCGACATCGACATCCTCAAGGCCAAGGTCGATGCTGGCGCGACGCGGGCCATCACCCAGTTCTTCTTCGACAACGAGCATTATCTGCGCTTCATCGACCGCGTGCGCGAGGCGGGTATCGACATTCCGATCGTGCCCGGCATCGTGCCGGTGCAGAATTTCAGGCAGGTGAAGAGCTTCGCCGAACGCTGCGGCACCAGCGTGCCCAAGCGGCTCGCCGATCGTTTCGAAGGCCTGGACGACGACGTCGCCACCCGCAAGCTGGTGGCAGCCGCTGTGGCGGCCGAGCAGGTCTTCGACCTCGTCGACCGCGGCGTCAGCGATTTCCACTTCTACACGATGAACAAGGCGGACCTCGTCTACGCGATCTGCCACCTGCTGGGCCTGAGGCCGCGCGTCGAACGCGCGGCGGCATAG
- a CDS encoding ArsR/SmtB family transcription factor, whose product MATLAPFDTVLTALKAAGEPTRLRLLAILAEGELNVTDLTEILGQSQPRISRHLKLLVEAGLVERIREGAWAFFKLAETTQKSEIFMQILTGLDRSDRVLARDRSRLVEVRRSRAAIAADYFRAHAEDWDRIRALHASDEAVEAALRDEIGTRPVQALLDIGTGTGRMLELFAPLAVRAVGVDASAEMLAVARANLERSGVRNAVVRQGDLFALPVEAGAYDLVIIHQVLHYLDDGARALREVARALRPGGRLVIVDFAPHELEFLREDFAHRRLGFARETIEHWFEAAHLEPAGWRMVEAAEKPSGIPARLTVSIWTGRDPRRVSDRISIGREVA is encoded by the coding sequence ATGGCGACTCTCGCTCCTTTCGATACGGTCCTGACGGCGCTCAAGGCGGCGGGCGAGCCCACGCGCCTGCGCCTTCTGGCCATTCTCGCCGAAGGCGAGCTGAACGTGACGGATCTGACGGAGATCCTCGGGCAGTCGCAGCCGCGCATCTCGCGCCACCTCAAGCTGCTGGTCGAGGCGGGGCTGGTGGAGCGGATCCGGGAAGGGGCCTGGGCCTTCTTCAAGCTCGCCGAAACCACGCAGAAATCGGAAATCTTCATGCAGATCCTTACCGGCCTCGACCGCAGCGATCGCGTCTTGGCGCGTGACCGGTCGCGCCTCGTCGAAGTGCGGCGCTCGCGGGCCGCGATCGCCGCGGATTATTTCCGCGCCCATGCCGAGGATTGGGACCGTATCCGCGCGCTGCATGCCTCGGATGAGGCGGTGGAAGCCGCGTTGCGGGACGAGATCGGCACTCGGCCGGTGCAGGCGCTGCTCGACATCGGCACCGGTACCGGGCGCATGCTCGAACTGTTCGCGCCGCTCGCCGTCCGTGCCGTCGGTGTCGATGCGAGCGCGGAAATGCTGGCGGTCGCCCGCGCCAATCTCGAGCGCAGCGGCGTCCGCAATGCGGTGGTGCGCCAGGGCGACCTTTTCGCCCTGCCGGTGGAGGCCGGGGCCTACGACCTCGTCATCATCCACCAGGTGCTGCATTATCTCGACGACGGTGCGAGGGCCTTGCGCGAGGTGGCGCGGGCGCTGCGCCCCGGCGGGCGACTGGTGATCGTCGATTTCGCGCCGCACGAACTCGAATTCCTGCGCGAGGACTTCGCCCATCGCCGCCTCGGCTTCGCCCGGGAGACGATCGAGCACTGGTTCGAGGCGGCGCATCTCGAGCCGGCGGGATGGCGAATGGTCGAGGCGGCGGAGAAGCCTTCGGGCATTCCCGCCCGACTCACCGTTTCGATCTGGACGGGGCGCGATCCGCGCCGGGTTTCGGACAGGATCTCGATTGGCCGGGAGGTGGCGTGA
- a CDS encoding MOSC domain-containing protein: MTASDQPQPAGDIAVTPVIKRKGRVAAVAAASGMAIGAQAVPALEVTHEGIPGDRHAGFLRPADVRVPWFQRGEPIHNERQVSIVSVEELAVIAANLGIDHVEPEWLGANLAVEGLPRFSFIPRGTRLFFPSGAVLAVTDQNAPCRIAGAEVARHCGGKDGLALRFSAAAKRLRGVVAHVDRPGAIRVGEAFHIRVPEQWVWCG, translated from the coding sequence ATGACCGCGTCCGACCAGCCCCAGCCGGCGGGAGACATCGCCGTCACGCCGGTGATCAAGCGCAAGGGCAGGGTGGCCGCGGTCGCCGCCGCGTCCGGCATGGCGATCGGGGCGCAAGCGGTGCCGGCGCTCGAAGTGACGCATGAAGGCATTCCGGGCGACCGCCATGCCGGCTTCCTCCGGCCCGCCGACGTGCGCGTGCCCTGGTTCCAGCGAGGCGAGCCGATCCACAACGAGCGCCAGGTCTCGATCGTCTCGGTCGAGGAGCTCGCCGTCATCGCCGCCAATCTCGGCATCGACCATGTCGAACCGGAATGGCTCGGGGCCAACCTCGCCGTGGAAGGCCTGCCCCGCTTCTCCTTCATCCCGCGCGGCACCCGCCTGTTCTTTCCCTCCGGCGCGGTGCTGGCGGTGACCGACCAGAACGCGCCGTGCCGGATCGCGGGGGCCGAGGTCGCGAGGCATTGCGGCGGCAAGGACGGGCTGGCCCTGCGTTTCTCCGCCGCCGCCAAGCGCCTGCGCGGCGTCGTCGCCCATGTGGACCGTCCCGGCGCGATTCGCGTCGGCGAGGCGTTCCACATCCGCGTGCCCGAGCAATGGGTGTGGTGCGGATAG
- a CDS encoding LysE family translocator gives MALDHWLAFVAASAVLLAIPGPTVLLVISYALGHGRRSAGATVAGVALGDFTAMTASMLGLGALLATSAAIFTALKWIGAAYLIYLGVKLWRAPVSGASGAPAAGKASRAGRIFLHAYVVTALNPKSILFFVAFLPQFLDAGRPLAMQMAIFEATFLVLATLNAGLYAAMASMARTTIRRPTVQRAVNRTGGALMIGAGVLAAGWKRAA, from the coding sequence ATGGCCCTCGATCACTGGCTCGCCTTCGTCGCCGCCTCGGCGGTGCTCCTCGCCATTCCCGGGCCTACCGTCCTGCTGGTGATTTCCTATGCGCTCGGCCACGGCCGGCGCTCGGCAGGCGCCACGGTCGCAGGCGTGGCACTCGGCGATTTCACGGCGATGACGGCCTCGATGCTCGGTCTCGGCGCCCTGCTCGCCACATCGGCGGCGATCTTCACGGCGCTCAAATGGATCGGCGCCGCCTATCTGATCTATCTCGGCGTCAAGCTGTGGCGCGCGCCGGTCTCGGGTGCTTCCGGTGCGCCGGCGGCCGGGAAGGCGAGCCGGGCCGGCCGGATCTTCCTGCATGCCTATGTGGTGACGGCGCTCAATCCCAAGAGCATCCTCTTCTTCGTGGCGTTCCTGCCGCAATTCCTCGATGCCGGCCGGCCATTGGCGATGCAAATGGCGATCTTCGAGGCGACCTTCCTCGTTCTCGCCACGCTGAATGCCGGCCTCTACGCCGCGATGGCCTCGATGGCGCGCACGACGATCCGCAGGCCCACCGTGCAGCGGGCCGTCAATCGTACCGGCGGCGCGCTGATGATCGGCGCCGGGGTGCTGGCGGCGGGCTGGAAGAGGGCGGCATGA
- a CDS encoding 3-deoxy-7-phosphoheptulonate synthase has protein sequence MLSTTDDLRIREIKALSTPAEVMREYPRTIEATRTVSASRAGVHAILKGADDRLVVVVGPCSIHDPVAAMDYAGRLADLRRRLSPSLEIIMRVYFEKPRTTVGWKGLINDPDLDGSFQIDKGLRIGRHLLLDINNLGLPAACEFLDMTTPQYIADLVAWAAIGARTTESQIHRELASGLSCPVGFKNGTDGNVRIAVDAVRSASQPHHFMAVTKDGLSAIASTTGNEDCHIILRGGKAPNYDAASVDAACAEVAKSGLSPVVMIDASHANSSKKPENQPLVMDDIGGQVAAGDNRIIGVMIESNLVAGRQDQVPGQPLVYGQSITDGCIGWDATVEVLERLAAAVEQRRVANRSAARLGA, from the coding sequence ATGTTGAGCACCACCGACGACCTTCGTATCCGTGAAATCAAGGCCTTGAGCACGCCCGCCGAGGTGATGCGCGAATATCCGCGCACGATCGAGGCGACCCGCACCGTTTCCGCCTCGCGGGCCGGCGTCCATGCGATCCTCAAGGGCGCGGACGACCGCCTTGTCGTGGTGGTCGGCCCCTGCTCGATCCACGACCCCGTGGCGGCCATGGACTATGCCGGACGCCTCGCCGACTTGCGTCGCCGCCTCTCGCCCTCGCTCGAGATCATCATGCGGGTCTATTTCGAGAAACCCCGTACCACCGTGGGCTGGAAGGGGCTGATCAACGATCCCGACCTCGACGGCAGCTTCCAGATCGACAAGGGCCTGCGGATCGGCCGCCACCTCCTGCTCGACATCAACAATCTCGGCCTGCCCGCCGCCTGCGAATTCCTGGACATGACGACGCCCCAATATATCGCCGACCTCGTGGCCTGGGCGGCGATCGGGGCGCGCACCACCGAGAGCCAGATCCATCGCGAGCTCGCCTCGGGCCTGAGCTGTCCGGTCGGCTTCAAGAACGGCACGGACGGCAATGTCCGCATCGCCGTCGACGCCGTGCGCTCGGCCTCCCAGCCGCATCACTTCATGGCGGTGACGAAGGACGGCCTGTCGGCGATCGCCTCGACCACGGGCAACGAGGACTGCCACATCATCCTGCGCGGCGGCAAGGCGCCGAACTACGATGCGGCGAGTGTCGATGCAGCCTGTGCCGAGGTCGCCAAGTCCGGCCTGTCCCCGGTGGTGATGATCGATGCCAGCCACGCCAACAGTTCCAAGAAGCCCGAGAACCAGCCGCTGGTGATGGACGACATCGGCGGCCAGGTCGCGGCGGGCGACAACCGCATCATCGGCGTGATGATCGAGAGCAACCTGGTGGCCGGCCGCCAGGACCAGGTGCCGGGCCAGCCGCTGGTCTATGGCCAGAGCATCACGGATGGCTGCATCGGCTGGGACGCCACGGTCGAGGTGCTGGAGCGCCTGGCCGCCGCCGTCGAACAGCGGCGCGTCGCCAACCGCAGCGCGGCGAGGCTCGGCGCCTGA
- a CDS encoding SGNH/GDSL hydrolase family protein: MKNVLCFGDSNTYGTPPATGPDDARRYDGRTRWPGVMRKILGHSWHVIEEGLPGRTTIRDDLIEGDFKNGRRYLAACLESHRPLDVIVLNLGTNDLKARFGSPPEDVAAGVDILAGIIAATPNLGNPPARLLIVCPPPILLAGFLGVMFAGGVEKSKALPPLYEAVARRHGAEFLDAGTLVSVSPVDGIHYDKAAHRILGEAIAGKVQEMVP, encoded by the coding sequence ATGAAGAACGTCCTGTGTTTCGGCGATTCCAACACCTATGGCACGCCGCCGGCGACCGGTCCGGACGATGCGCGGCGGTATGACGGGAGGACACGCTGGCCGGGCGTGATGCGCAAGATCCTCGGCCATTCCTGGCATGTCATCGAGGAAGGCCTGCCAGGCCGCACCACCATCCGGGACGACCTCATCGAGGGCGATTTCAAGAACGGGCGCCGCTACCTCGCCGCCTGCCTCGAAAGCCACCGTCCGCTCGACGTCATCGTCCTCAATCTCGGCACCAACGACCTCAAGGCCCGCTTCGGCTCGCCGCCGGAGGATGTCGCGGCCGGCGTCGACATCCTTGCGGGCATCATCGCGGCGACGCCCAATCTGGGAAATCCGCCTGCCAGGCTGCTGATCGTCTGTCCGCCGCCGATCCTGCTCGCCGGCTTCCTGGGGGTGATGTTCGCCGGGGGCGTCGAGAAGTCCAAGGCGCTGCCGCCGCTCTATGAGGCGGTGGCGCGCCGGCACGGTGCCGAGTTCCTCGACGCGGGCACGCTGGTGTCCGTGAGCCCGGTCGACGGCATCCATTACGACAAGGCCGCGCATCGCATTCTCGGCGAGGCGATCGCCGGCAAGGTGCAGGAGATGGTGCCCTGA